The proteins below are encoded in one region of Puntigrus tetrazona isolate hp1 chromosome 5, ASM1883169v1, whole genome shotgun sequence:
- the si:ch211-12e13.12 gene encoding paralemmin-2: MVTKDNANSGSGGKTNCVKKQKCMMNNSQKAGELYRDPQKTVFEPELTLEVTADDAGRKTNLVAVNGVLETAVNEETCNAWSVSNLQNLKEMQYLHREAEDSLIDPSLDMDRSSLMGFIDSSNLESSEDVQTVPCIQVDVKTDVVLIDEDDDDMSLRERTVTDVSAADGNAAELVCGRLRSISSDSTHSLCDRQSLEQGSAIETPQEEQEPPKKQKRTCCLCVII; this comes from the exons ATGGTCACCAAAGACAACGCTAACTCtg GCTCTGGTGGAAAGACAAACTGTGTGAAGAAACAAAAGTGTATGATGAACAACTCTCAAAAGGCCGGGGAGCTTTACAGGGACCCTCAGAAGACTGTATTTGAACCCGAACTGACCCTTGAGGTCACGGCTGACGATGCCGGAAGGAAAACCAATCTGGTCGCAGTAAACGGCGTCCTAGAAACAGCTGTGAACGAAGAGACGTGTAACGCATGGAGCGTTTCCAACCTCCAGAATCTGAAAGAGATGCAGTACCTGCACCGCGAGGCTGAGGACAGTCTGATCGACCCGTCGCTGGACATGGACAGGTCGTCCCTCATGGGTTTCATCGACTCTAGTAACCTGGAGAGCTCCGAGGATGTTCAGACCGTGCCGTGCATCCAGGTGGATGTTAAAACGGACGTGGTGCTGAtcgatgaggatgatgatgatatgtCTCTAAGGGAGAGGACGGTGACGGACGTGTCCGCTGCGGACGGGAACGCGGCTGAGCTTGTGTGCGGGCGGCTCCGGTCAATCTCCTCTGACTCCACCCACTCTTTATGCGATAGGCAGAGTCTTGAGCAAGGCTCGGCCATTGAGACGCCTCAGGAGGAACAGGAGCCGCCCAAAAAACAGAAACGCACTTGCTGCCTCTGTGTTATCATTTGA
- the susd1 gene encoding sushi, von Willebrand factor type A, EGF and pentraxin domain-containing protein 1 isoform X1 gives MPVVRAALCFLMIQSIFKDIRTKADTVDVCASCHQNATCDDKTDGSGGKVCNCMYGFVGNGRTYCQDKDECQLGKICGDHTKCHNTYGSYYCTCLRGYSPSNRMSTFIPNDGTYCLDIDECGVQGVCGEGGLCHNTEGDFTCSCQVGYTVQDGSEPFNPNRDAAYCKVIDCGSPPSVLHAEQLSTTITHYSSELQYGCREGFQWKRGQNYSVCDLDGKWHGPSLVCEEVDCGEPGVFPRSKAVWDNISRMGSLALYVCEPHFYNSGRENVSVCTAGGTWSRPDFRCEEIQCGSPLVLSHSVLFWNGVSKIGSVALYDCDVGYRSLDAGNMSVCESDGQWSNPDYSCEEIVCGEPPILPLTVHTWNGRVTFNSTVTYHCKHGYYAKQGLNISVCAENGYWTKPTLLCEEVSCGVPPSLHLSVMIWKGDAKVGSSVSYKCVEGFHNVREGHTSICNSEGMWSRPDFLCQEVDCGVPVSLPHSVVLWNNSSSLGSVALYACEAGYRTVGEGNVSLCNSNAKWSKVSMRCEEINCGAPPEFPLTDIYWNKASTLGSVVQYKCKYGLKQESDKNMTTCTSDGSWEKVSVTCTAHCGPAPEVAHAEVAWDNGTAVIHRCVRGHYRRTGSDISICDISGKWQIATLHCKELKLTVNHLVVINERCLRWNAENEGYREKYAVTFVGSRDFEQPFSDRKKKTFSSSALWPVFCLNLLPATNYTITITAESTRATSTVTANTSIPAHQLISRCDTNCIRTVGFMSSSHDAC, from the exons ATGCCTGTCGTACGAGCGGCCTTATGCTTTCTGATGATTCAAAGCATCTTTAAAG ATATAAGAACGAAGGCGGACACGGTGGATGTTTGTGCCTCTTGCCATCAAAATGCCACCTGTGATGATAAAACCGACGGATCTGGGGGGAAAGTGTGCAACTGCATGTATGGATTTGTTGGCAACGGGAGGACTTACTGCCAAG ATAAAGACGAGTGTCAGCTGGGCAAAATCTGTGGCGATCACACCAAGTGTCACAACACGTATGGCAGCTATTACTGCACCTGTCTCAGAGGCTACAGCCCGTCCAATCGCATGAGCACGTTCATACCCAATGATGGAACGTACTGCCTTG ATATAGACGAGTGTGGTGTGCAGGGGGTCTGTGGTGAAGGAGGTCTCTGTCACAACACAGAGGGAGATTTCACCTGCTCCTGTCAGGTGGGTTACACAGTCCAGGATGGGTCAGAGCCCTTTAATCCGAACCGGGATGCAGCATACTGCAAGG TGATAGACTGTGGGTCTCCTCCATCAGTCCTCCACGCCGAGCAGCTCTCTACCACGATCACGCACTACAGCAGTGAGCTCCAGTACGGCTGCAGGGAGGGATTTCAGTGGAAGAGAGGACAGAATTACTCAGTCTGTGACCTGGACGGAAAGTGGCACGGACCCAGTCTGGTCTGTGAAG AAGTGGACTGCGGGGAGCCTGGCGTTTTTCCTCGGTCAAAAGCGGTTTGGGATAACATCTCACGCATGGGATCACTGgcgctgtatgtgtgtgagccACATTTTTATAACAGTGGGCGTGAGAATGTATCTGTATGTACTGCTGGCGGGACGTGGAGCCGTCCTGACTTCCGCTGTGAAG agatACAGTGCGGTTCTCCTCTGGTCCTGAGTCACTCAGTGTTGTTCTGGAACGGTGTCAGTAAGATTGGTTCCGTGGCTCTGTATGACTGTGATGTTGGATATCGCAGTTTGGATGCAGGCaacatgtctgtgtgtgaaagTGACGGTCAGTGGAGTAACCCAGACTATTCTTGTGAAG AGATTGTGTGTGGGGAGCCACCTATACTGCCCCTCACTGTACACACATGGAATGGCAGAGTCACATTTAACAGCACTGTAACATATCACTGCAAACACGGTTACTATGCTAAACAAGGACttaatatatctgtgtgtgctgAGAACGGTTACTGGACAAAACCAACTCTGTTGTGCGAAG agGTGAGCTGTGGAGTGCCGCCTTCTCTCCACCTCTCTGTTATGATATGGAAAGGAGACGCTAAAGTTGGATCTAGTGTGTCTTATAAGTGCGTTGAGGGATTTCATAATGTTAGGGAAGGACATACATCAATTTGCAATTCAGAGGGAATGTGGAGTCGTCCTGATTTTCTGTGTCAAG aaGTAGACTGTGGGGTCCCCGTCTCTCTACCTCACTCAGTCGTGTTATGGAATAACAGCTCCAGTCTGGGCTCTGTGGCCCTCTATGCGTGCGAAGCTGGATATCGCACAGTGGGTGAAGGAAATGTGTCTTTGTGTAACTCAAATGCGAAGTGGAGCAAAGTTAGCATGAGATGTGAAG AGATAAACTGCGGGGCTCCCCCAGAATTCCCACTAACAGATATATACTGGAACAAGGCATCTACACTGGGCAGTGTGGTTcagtacaaatgtaaatatggGCTCAAACAGGAGAGTGACAAAAATATGACGACATGTACATCAGATGGATCATGGGAAAAAGTGTCTGTAACATGTACAG CACATTGTGGCCCTGCTCCAGAGGTGGCGCACGCGGAGGTAGCATGGGACAACGGCACTGCAGTGATCCACCGCTGTGTTAGAGGACACTACAGACGCACAGGAAGTGACATTTCAATATGTGACATCTCAGGAAAGTGGCAGATCGCCACCCTGCATTGCAAAG AGTTGAAGCTGACAGTTAACCATTTAGTGGTGATTAACGAAAGATGCCTGCGCTGGAATGCGGAGAATGAGGGTTATAGGGAGAAATACGCT GTGACATTCGTTGGTTCGCGGGACTTTGAGCAGCCGTTcagtgacaggaaaaaaaagacatttagctCCTCTGCCCTGTGGCCTGTTTTCTGCTTGAATCTCTTGCCGGCCACAAACTACACCATAACCATTACAGCCGAGTCCACGCGAGCCACGTCTACAGTCACAGCGAACACTAGCATACCAG CGCATCAACTAATTTCACGTTGCGATACAAACTGCATCAGAACAGTTGGGTTTATGAGTTCTTCGCATGATGCTTGCTGA
- the susd1 gene encoding sushi, von Willebrand factor type A, EGF and pentraxin domain-containing protein 1 isoform X2 → MPVVRAALCFLMIQSIFKDIRTKADTVDVCASCHQNATCDDKTDGSGGKVCNCMYGFVGNGRTYCQDKDECQLGKICGDHTKCHNTYGSYYCTCLRGYSPSNRMSTFIPNDGTYCLDIDECGVQGVCGEGGLCHNTEGDFTCSCQVGYTVQDGSEPFNPNRDAAYCKVIDCGSPPSVLHAEQLSTTITHYSSELQYGCREGFQWKRGQNYSVCDLDGKWHGPSLVCEEVDCGEPGVFPRSKAVWDNISRMGSLALYVCEPHFYNSGRENVSVCTAGGTWSRPDFRCEEIQCGSPLVLSHSVLFWNGVSKIGSVALYDCDVGYRSLDAGNMSVCESDGQWSNPDYSCEEIVCGEPPILPLTVHTWNGRVTFNSTVTYHCKHGYYAKQGLNISVCAENGYWTKPTLLCEEVSCGVPPSLHLSVMIWKGDAKVGSSVSYKCVEGFHNVREGHTSICNSEGMWSRPDFLCQEVDCGVPVSLPHSVVLWNNSSSLGSVALYACEAGYRTVGEGNVSLCNSNAKWSKVSMRCEEINCGAPPEFPLTDIYWNKASTLGSVVQYKCKYGLKQESDKNMTTCTSDGSWEKVSVTCTAHCGPAPEVAHAEVAWDNGTAVIHRCVRGHYRRTGSDISICDISGKWQIATLHCKELKLTVNHLVVINERCLRWNAENEGYREKYAVTFVGSRDFEQPFSDRKKKTFSSSALWPVFCLNLLPATNYTITITAESTRATSTVTANTSIPVPPTP, encoded by the exons ATGCCTGTCGTACGAGCGGCCTTATGCTTTCTGATGATTCAAAGCATCTTTAAAG ATATAAGAACGAAGGCGGACACGGTGGATGTTTGTGCCTCTTGCCATCAAAATGCCACCTGTGATGATAAAACCGACGGATCTGGGGGGAAAGTGTGCAACTGCATGTATGGATTTGTTGGCAACGGGAGGACTTACTGCCAAG ATAAAGACGAGTGTCAGCTGGGCAAAATCTGTGGCGATCACACCAAGTGTCACAACACGTATGGCAGCTATTACTGCACCTGTCTCAGAGGCTACAGCCCGTCCAATCGCATGAGCACGTTCATACCCAATGATGGAACGTACTGCCTTG ATATAGACGAGTGTGGTGTGCAGGGGGTCTGTGGTGAAGGAGGTCTCTGTCACAACACAGAGGGAGATTTCACCTGCTCCTGTCAGGTGGGTTACACAGTCCAGGATGGGTCAGAGCCCTTTAATCCGAACCGGGATGCAGCATACTGCAAGG TGATAGACTGTGGGTCTCCTCCATCAGTCCTCCACGCCGAGCAGCTCTCTACCACGATCACGCACTACAGCAGTGAGCTCCAGTACGGCTGCAGGGAGGGATTTCAGTGGAAGAGAGGACAGAATTACTCAGTCTGTGACCTGGACGGAAAGTGGCACGGACCCAGTCTGGTCTGTGAAG AAGTGGACTGCGGGGAGCCTGGCGTTTTTCCTCGGTCAAAAGCGGTTTGGGATAACATCTCACGCATGGGATCACTGgcgctgtatgtgtgtgagccACATTTTTATAACAGTGGGCGTGAGAATGTATCTGTATGTACTGCTGGCGGGACGTGGAGCCGTCCTGACTTCCGCTGTGAAG agatACAGTGCGGTTCTCCTCTGGTCCTGAGTCACTCAGTGTTGTTCTGGAACGGTGTCAGTAAGATTGGTTCCGTGGCTCTGTATGACTGTGATGTTGGATATCGCAGTTTGGATGCAGGCaacatgtctgtgtgtgaaagTGACGGTCAGTGGAGTAACCCAGACTATTCTTGTGAAG AGATTGTGTGTGGGGAGCCACCTATACTGCCCCTCACTGTACACACATGGAATGGCAGAGTCACATTTAACAGCACTGTAACATATCACTGCAAACACGGTTACTATGCTAAACAAGGACttaatatatctgtgtgtgctgAGAACGGTTACTGGACAAAACCAACTCTGTTGTGCGAAG agGTGAGCTGTGGAGTGCCGCCTTCTCTCCACCTCTCTGTTATGATATGGAAAGGAGACGCTAAAGTTGGATCTAGTGTGTCTTATAAGTGCGTTGAGGGATTTCATAATGTTAGGGAAGGACATACATCAATTTGCAATTCAGAGGGAATGTGGAGTCGTCCTGATTTTCTGTGTCAAG aaGTAGACTGTGGGGTCCCCGTCTCTCTACCTCACTCAGTCGTGTTATGGAATAACAGCTCCAGTCTGGGCTCTGTGGCCCTCTATGCGTGCGAAGCTGGATATCGCACAGTGGGTGAAGGAAATGTGTCTTTGTGTAACTCAAATGCGAAGTGGAGCAAAGTTAGCATGAGATGTGAAG AGATAAACTGCGGGGCTCCCCCAGAATTCCCACTAACAGATATATACTGGAACAAGGCATCTACACTGGGCAGTGTGGTTcagtacaaatgtaaatatggGCTCAAACAGGAGAGTGACAAAAATATGACGACATGTACATCAGATGGATCATGGGAAAAAGTGTCTGTAACATGTACAG CACATTGTGGCCCTGCTCCAGAGGTGGCGCACGCGGAGGTAGCATGGGACAACGGCACTGCAGTGATCCACCGCTGTGTTAGAGGACACTACAGACGCACAGGAAGTGACATTTCAATATGTGACATCTCAGGAAAGTGGCAGATCGCCACCCTGCATTGCAAAG AGTTGAAGCTGACAGTTAACCATTTAGTGGTGATTAACGAAAGATGCCTGCGCTGGAATGCGGAGAATGAGGGTTATAGGGAGAAATACGCT GTGACATTCGTTGGTTCGCGGGACTTTGAGCAGCCGTTcagtgacaggaaaaaaaagacatttagctCCTCTGCCCTGTGGCCTGTTTTCTGCTTGAATCTCTTGCCGGCCACAAACTACACCATAACCATTACAGCCGAGTCCACGCGAGCCACGTCTACAGTCACAGCGAACACTAGCATACCAG TTCCCCCCACACCGTAA
- the LOC122346012 gene encoding protein shortage in chiasmata 1 ortholog: protein MSSRGQTRQSASFMTVRYKGIDYISEASVRRRIMISLLELPVPFQLDGNIYPHNGQLQDNAYRVPWKNKTTVCTLPVTGSVMDDLKASTHFSDCLERFSVLQTGRGREEVVPSSNPASQCSISTTEALWLLDGVESNLSLQEEVIFSDHLQQFKIHLPPFQMMLQRLNIMIVSDPVFNSSVNLLEEVIFRQCASYDAVLDKVTGATSALNATEEFTKEAVLNEESLMLPVEVHMDCFPRKEPNYSFAQMQDFLNVTREPTEECFPLEDLLKEVSSADKHTNELEVLEMPESCFANIICKEPQSPVALRFYAEMELDLLLSPCSHTLCLPDLCMSSRQLSAEILSPVYKQNFMSDGDCENMEKTVWMAEKHSQYVARFLLAEPQVDKPLIHIQSLPELLTLLKVEMEQVAEPKNIMAQFHLTDNTIHPKNVFPNLSIYTEKISTEDRKRAMRKPHVDETYLPLSIMKIDEMLSKCVSNAALTPSGLPTAVHLSQSKPLQSAVPTQMDRDTSVKFFIFESHHRDSSAVRTTRGDCKVAEIKQHKLNPAERCSGNFSKSPSEQQSVISKGIEMSRSSPLKPGVKDIEVISNIQTLPKRSEQAREDKTSKSSPSLNCLRGRKRNNSVVLSHEELNPLSSFVTLRAMQIFPMQSQKSSPTSAECQRDAYRELHALALPSLSKIKKECFRKKRVRVDTFTYYKNAYNIVKWPKSSHDVFFAEKHFVLFFVTDGDSVLNEVTLLHILVTLKEHVLLTSDLSTATGYLANVKDSFALSVLGELLRKLEVLQYLSQKRKGPDPKLLELQERINTWMKSHSNHNTKVLVLTMSRVNTELLVALKQVRGNSVFEVIPKEGMSKVVSREVMDGLSCSLCLVVCSQHVGPDFPWQRFSMVFELHSVGPSPFGSVCSERNINFISFFTAVPESNFPQESTASYLHTVPFVLLITDSLLQRLKMQRTLETMYNMVLLERKSSPSSLQLGGTHYDVITVDENTAILIQELGELDMRIGVASEQVVMRLTVLSLQFSRCWVILHCTENHRALISCNIYINLLHIYSASVLFGNKSEKFDVKVLLVCEEEEMASYIYKICLHTLMNSERDGLSWLDRDWLSVQSTEAERCLLEFPCINPLVAQLMLKRAPSLQWLLGASFSELQEMFPQIPHKVIKLFSDITAESKVKKSETTPFSNINSQVHSLPWEQDPVKPQIQLEDKTPPSQFTEQICHNSMRGEDTANFHSLSASQFSRGSATASVWQLQGEGFIHNPDLMPGRAAPRGSAQVPLAPLLTPEVLGGRNTGFGFSSRSQSQTHWSSPENDLSNKTGEERKRKRRGGEDVHGTDTHTHTHTNF, encoded by the exons ATGAGTTCCCGTGGTCAAACCCGACAAAGTGCCAGTTTCATGACTGTTCGTTATAAGGGTATTGATTATATCTCTGAG GCCTCGGTCAGACGCAGAATAATGATCAGCTTGTTAGAACTTCCAGTTCCGTTCCAGCTGGACGGTAACATCTATCCACACAACGGACAGCTGCAGGACAACGCTTATAGAGTACCATGGA AGAACAAAACAACAGTTTGTACTCTACCAGTGACTGGGTCTGTAATGGATGATTTGAAGGCCAGCACACATTTCAGTGACTGCTTGGAGAG GTTTAGTGTGTTGCAGACAGGAAGAGGTCGAGAGGAAGTGGTTCCCAGCTCTAACCCTGCCTCTCAGTGTAGTATTTCTACCACAGAAGCCCTCTGGCTCCTAGATGGAGTTGAGAGCA ATCTTTCTCTGCAAGAGGAGGTGATATTTAGTGACCATCTGCAGCAGTTTAAAATCCACTTACCTCCATTTCAAATGATGCTTCAGAGGCTGAACATCATGATTGTCTCAGATCCAGTTTTCAATTCATCAGTAAATCTCTTAGAAGAGGTCATTTTTAG ACAGTGTGCTTCATATGATGCAGTTTTAGACAAGGTAACTGGTGCCACGTCTGCTTTAAATGCTACAGAAGAGTTCACAAAAGAGGCAGTTTTGAACGAAGAG TCTCTGATGTTGCCTGTTGAAGTTCATATGGACTGCTTTCCAAGGAAAGAGCCCAATTATTCCTTTGCACAAATGCAAGATTTTCTAAATGTCACCCGTGAACCAACAGAAGAATGCTTTCCTTTAGAAGATCTTCTCAAAGAAG TCTCCTCTGctgataaacacacaaatgagTTGGAGGTCCTGGAAATGCCCGAAAGCTGCTTTGCCAACATCATCTGCAAGGAGCCACAATCTCCAG TTGCTTTGAGGTTTTATGCTGAGATGGAATTAGACCTGCTTCTTTCACCATGTAGTCATACGCTGTGTCTTCCAGACCTGTGTATGTCAAGCAGACAGCTGTCAGCTGAGATTCTGTCACCAGTTTATAAGCA GAATTTCATGTCAGACGGTGATTgtgaaaatatggaaaaaactGTTTGGATGGCAGAGAAACATTCCCAATATGTGGCTCGATTTTTACTAGCTG AACCACAGGTAGATAAGCCACTGATCCACATCCAGTCACTCCCAGAGCTTCTTACACTCCTGAAGGTGGAGATGGAACAGGTTGCAGAACCCAAAAACATTATGGCCCAGTTTCACCTCACTGATAATACAATTCATCCTAAAAATGTCTTCCCAAATCTTTCCATCTATACTGAGAAAATATCCACAGAAGACCGTAAGAGAGCTATGAGAAAGCCACATGTGGATGAAACATATTTGCCACTGTCTATTATGAAAATAGATG agaTGCTGAGTAAGTGTGTTTCAAATGCAG caCTGACACCTTCAGGTCTTCCCACTGCAGTTCACCTTTCCCAGAGTAAACCACTGCAGTCAGCTGTACCAACACAGATGGATAGAGATACGTCTGTGAAGTTCTTTATATTTGAGTCTCACCACCGAGACAGTTCTGCAGTGAGAACAACCAGAGGAGACTGTAAAGTTGCAGAGATAAAACAACATAAGCTCAATCCAGCAGAAAGATGCTCTGGGAATTTCTCCAAAAGTCCTTCAGAACAGCAATCGGTCATCTCTAAAGGGATTGAGATGTCTAGGTCTTCTCCACTGAAACCCGGTGTTAAAGATATTGAAGTGATATCCAATATACAAACGCTTCCTAAGCGTTCAGAACAGGCAAGAGAAGATAAGACCTCTAAATCATCTCCATCATTAAACTGTTTGAGAGGCAGAAAGAGAAATAATTCTGTAGTTCTGTCTCATGAAGAACTGAACCCTTTGTCGTCTTTTGTGACATTAAGAGCAATGCAGATATTTCCAATGCAATCTCAAAAGAGCAGTCCAACATCTGCAG AGTGTCAAAGAGATGCATATAGGGAACTGCATGCGTTGGCTCTGCCCTCTCTGAGTAAAAT CAAGAAAGAATGCTTCAGAAAGAAAAGAGTCAGAGTAGACACCTTCACATATTATAAGAATGCATATAACATTGTGAAATGGCCAAAATCAtcacatgatgttttttttgcagagaaacattttgtgttattttttgtgACAGATGGGGACAGTGTGCTTAATGAGGTGACACTGCTACATATTCTGGTCACGTTAAAGGAACATGTTCTACTCACAAGTGACCTCAGCACAGCCACTG GTTACCTGGCTAATGTGAAGGATTCCTTCGCTCTGAGCGTTCTGGGTGAGCTGTTGAGAAAGTTAGAGGTGCTGCAATATCTGAGTCAGAAGAGAAAAGGACCCGATCCTAAACTTCTGGAGCTGCAGGAGCGAATCAACACATGGATGAAGTCCCATTCTAACCACAACACTAAA GTTCTGGTTTTGACCATGAGCCGTGTAAACACAGAGTTGCTTGTTGCCCTCAAACAAGTACGAG gaaACTCTGTGTTTGAAGTCATCCCCAAAGAAGGAATGAGTAAAGTCGTGAGCAGAGAAGTGATGGACGG ACTCTCCTGCAGTTTGTGTCTTGTTGTGTGCAGTCAGCACGTTGGTCCAGACTTCCCGTGGCAGCGTTTCAGCATGGTGTTTGAGCTTCACTCTGTGGGTCCCTCACCCTTCGgcagtgtgtgttcagagagAAACATCAACTTTATATCCTTCTTCACTGCAGTGCCTGAATCCA ATTTCCCACAAGAATCTACTGCATCATATCTGCACACTGTTCCGTTTGTGTTGCTCATCACCGATAGTTTACTGCAACGCTTAAAGATGCAACGCACGCTGGAGACAAT GTACAATATGGTTCTGCTGGAGAGGAAAAGCTCTCCGTCCTCACTGCAGCTGGGTGGAACCCATTATGACGTCATCACTGTGGACGAGAACACCGCCATCCTCATCCAG gagcTGGGTGAGTTGGACATGAGGATCGGAGTGGCGTCTGAGCAGGTTGTCATGAGACTCACAGTCCTCTCTCTGCAGTTCAGCCGCTGCTGGGTCATTCTGCACTGTACTGAGAACCACAGGGCACT GATTTCCTGTAACATCTATATCAATCTGCTTCATATCTACTCTGCATCCGTGTTGTTCGGAAACAAGTCTGAGAAGTTTGACGTTAAG gTGTTACTGGTGTGTGAGGAAGAAGAGATGGCTAGCTACATCTATAAGATCTGTTTACATACGCTGATGAACTCGGAGAGAGATGGACTGAGCTGGTTGGATAGAGACTGGCTCAGTGTGCAGTCCACAGAG gcGGAACGTTGCCTGCTGGAGTTTCCCTGCATTAATCCTCTGGTTGCTCAACTGATGTTAAAAAGAGCTCCATCACTGCAGTGGCTGCTGGGAGCTTCTTTCTCTGAGCTGCAGGAAATGTTCCCACAGATCCCTCACAAAGTCATTAAG CTCTTTAGTGACATCACAGCTGAGTCCAAAGTCAAAAAGAGTGAGACTACACCCTTCTCAAACATAAACAGCCAAGTTCACTCTCTCCCTTGGGAACAGGATCCTGTTAAACCACAGATACAGCTGGAGGATAAGACGCCGCCTAGCCAGTTTACAGAGCAGATTT